CTCTTCGATGGCCCGCCGGGCCGCCCCGTGGCCGAGGGTGTCGAGCATCAACGCCGCCGACAGGATGGCGCCGAAGGGGTTGGCGACGTCCTTGCCGGCGTACTTCGGTGCCGAGCCGTGGACCGGCTCGAACATCGACGTCCGCCCCGGATGGAGGTTGGCCGAGGCGGCCATTCCCAGGCCGCCCTGGAGGGCCGCCCCGAGGTCGGTGATGATGTCGCCGAACATGTTGTTGGTGACGATGACGTCGAAGGTCTCGGGCTTGCGCACCATCAACATGCAGAGCGCGTCGACATAGAGGTGGCGGGTCTCGATCGACGGATACTCCTCGGCCACCTCGGCGAAGACCCGCTGCCAGAGATCGTGGCCATAGCGCATCACGTTCGACTTGTCCGACATGCAGACTTCCCGGCGGCCGTGCTCGACGGCATAGTCGAAGGCCGCCCGGATGATGCGCTCGACGCCCTTGCGGGTGTGGATCTCTTCCTGCACCGCCACCTCCTCGGCGGTGCCGCGCTTGAAGTTGCCGCCGACGTTGACGTAGGCACCTTCGGTGTTCTCGCGGAAGACCACCATGTCGATGTCGGAGCCGGAGCGGCCCTTGAGGGGACAGAGGCTGTCGTCGAAGAGCTGGATCGGGCGCAGATTGATGAACAGGTCGAGGCCGAAGCGGATGCCGAGCAGGATGTCGGCGGCGTGCTTCATGTCCGGCACCCGAGGATCGCCGTAGGCGCCGATGAAGATCGCCGAGTAGTTGTCGCGGAAATCTTCCAGCGCTCCGTCCGGCAGCGATTCGCCGGTCTCGAGATAGCGATCCGCGTTCCACGGCAGCTCGACCATCTCGAGCGGCAGGCTCCAACGCTCGCGCACC
This sequence is a window from Acidobacteriota bacterium. Protein-coding genes within it:
- a CDS encoding 3-isopropylmalate dehydrogenase; translated protein: MDRKETSHAPQRLAIIPGDGIGKDVTAEAVKVLTAVRERWSLPLEMVELPWNADRYLETGESLPDGALEDFRDNYSAIFIGAYGDPRVPDMKHAADILLGIRFGLDLFINLRPIQLFDDSLCPLKGRSGSDIDMVVFRENTEGAYVNVGGNFKRGTAEEVAVQEEIHTRKGVERIIRAAFDYAVEHGRREVCMSDKSNVMRYGHDLWQRVFAEVAEEYPSIETRHLYVDALCMLMVRKPETFDVIVTNNMFGDIITDLGAALQGGLGMAASANLHPGRTSMFEPVHGSAPKYAGKDVANPFGAILSAALMLDTLGHGAARRAIEEAVRHLLDSGQTTQDLGGTLGTRAAGDAVAERLLASAPAAV